The following coding sequences lie in one Leptospira saintgironsiae genomic window:
- a CDS encoding fumarate reductase/succinate dehydrogenase flavoprotein subunit: MSLDSKIPSGPLEKKWDDYKSHIKLVNPANKRKYTVIVIGTGLAGGSASATLAELGYNVKTFCFQDSPRRAHSIAAQGGINAAKNYQNDGDSVYRLFYDTIKGGDFRAREANVYRLAQVSTNIIDQCVAQGVPFAREYGGHLDNRSFGGAQVSRTFYAKGQTGQQLLLGAYSALSRQIGLGNVKMYPRTEMLDVVVIDGHAKGVVIRDLVTGQVSVHSADAVVLASGGYGNVFYLSTNAKGSNVTATFRAYKKGAFFANPCYTQIHPTCIPVSGDHQSKLTLMSESLRNDGRIWVPKKQGDTRNPADIPESERDYYLERKYPSYGNLCPRDIASRSAKEVCDAGFGVGPGGQGVYLDFSSAINRLGEHTIAERYGNLFQMYEQITGENPYKVPMRIYPAVHYTMGGLWVDYNLMSNLPGLFVIGEANFSDHGANRLGASALMQGLADGYFVLPYTIGNYLAEVGFGKTPSTDHAEFKKAETDANTQLNKFLNIKGKRTVDSFHKELGKIMWNNCGMARTDKSLKEALVKIPEIREEFWKNVNVPGSGSDLNQSLEKAGRVADFLEFGELLCLDALTREESCGGHFRTEHQMDDGEAKRDDDKFCHATAWEWKGVGAKPTEHREKLEFENIKLATRSYK, translated from the coding sequence ATGAGTTTAGATTCCAAAATCCCATCGGGTCCCTTGGAAAAAAAATGGGACGATTATAAATCCCATATCAAATTAGTTAACCCGGCTAACAAAAGAAAATATACAGTTATCGTAATTGGAACTGGACTCGCAGGTGGTTCCGCTTCTGCAACATTAGCAGAATTAGGATATAATGTTAAAACATTTTGCTTCCAAGACAGCCCACGTAGAGCTCACTCGATCGCAGCTCAGGGTGGTATCAACGCAGCGAAAAACTACCAAAATGACGGTGACTCAGTTTATCGTTTGTTTTATGACACCATCAAAGGTGGAGACTTCAGAGCAAGAGAAGCTAACGTATATCGTCTCGCTCAAGTTTCTACAAACATCATTGACCAATGTGTGGCTCAAGGCGTTCCATTCGCAAGAGAATACGGCGGACATTTGGATAATCGCTCTTTTGGTGGAGCGCAAGTTTCCCGTACATTCTACGCTAAAGGTCAAACTGGACAACAGCTTCTATTAGGAGCTTACTCTGCACTTTCTAGACAGATCGGTTTAGGAAATGTGAAGATGTATCCAAGAACTGAGATGTTGGACGTGGTTGTGATCGACGGTCATGCAAAAGGTGTTGTGATCAGAGATCTAGTAACCGGCCAAGTATCAGTTCATTCTGCCGACGCGGTTGTTCTTGCTTCTGGTGGATATGGTAACGTATTCTATCTTTCTACAAACGCGAAAGGTTCTAACGTTACAGCAACTTTTAGGGCTTACAAAAAAGGCGCCTTCTTCGCTAACCCTTGTTACACTCAGATCCACCCTACTTGTATCCCAGTTTCTGGAGATCATCAGTCCAAATTAACTTTGATGTCTGAGTCTCTTCGAAATGACGGACGTATTTGGGTCCCTAAAAAACAAGGAGATACTCGTAACCCAGCGGATATCCCTGAGAGCGAAAGAGATTATTACTTAGAAAGAAAATACCCAAGTTATGGAAACCTTTGTCCTCGTGATATCGCATCCCGTTCTGCAAAAGAAGTTTGTGATGCAGGATTCGGTGTAGGACCAGGCGGCCAAGGTGTTTATCTGGACTTCTCCTCTGCGATCAATCGTTTGGGAGAACATACAATCGCGGAAAGATACGGTAACCTCTTCCAGATGTATGAGCAGATCACTGGAGAAAATCCTTATAAAGTTCCAATGAGAATTTACCCTGCAGTTCACTATACAATGGGCGGACTCTGGGTGGATTATAACCTGATGAGTAATCTTCCAGGTTTATTCGTGATTGGCGAAGCAAACTTCTCTGACCACGGAGCAAACAGACTTGGAGCTTCTGCACTGATGCAAGGTCTTGCTGATGGATATTTCGTTCTTCCTTACACTATCGGAAATTATCTGGCAGAAGTAGGATTCGGAAAAACTCCTTCTACAGATCATGCCGAATTCAAAAAGGCAGAAACTGACGCAAATACTCAACTCAATAAATTCCTTAACATCAAAGGTAAGAGAACTGTTGATTCTTTCCATAAAGAACTCGGAAAGATCATGTGGAATAATTGCGGAATGGCAAGGACCGATAAGAGCTTAAAAGAAGCTCTCGTGAAAATTCCTGAGATCCGAGAAGAATTCTGGAAAAATGTAAACGTTCCTGGTTCGGGCTCTGATCTAAATCAATCCCTGGAAAAAGCAGGAAGAGTTGCGGACTTCTTAGAGTTCGGAGAACTTCTCTGCTTAGATGCTCTTACAAGAGAAGAATCTTGTGGAGGCCATTTCCGTACTGAACACCAGATGGATGACGGAGAAGCAAAACGTGACGACGATAAATTCTGTCATGCAACTGCTTGGGAATGGAAAGGAGTAGGCGCAAAACCTACGGAGCACAGAGAAAAACTGGAATTCGAGAATATTAAACTCGCTACGAGGAGCTACAAATAA
- a CDS encoding DUF6989 domain-containing protein — translation MKTTEKHSIFFHISFTILCIIVLLLPIPATTGWRMFFLVLAYNVSLPIVAQVWDHDRWMDIFLFVLPVSILQVIPDWFLSKVLGVLVFPQDGFYKFGTVSAYMAGLWTVPLFIIVYVSTRFEKRYPEANPISKYLLAGGSAFVIFFLSEEFMRMIPVWYAQNVSMIGHTAIYVLFPEFVLGIFATFAYFHTEHKPFRTKLLWAIPTMSIYLGALSFSYLFVEGVWKV, via the coding sequence ATGAAAACGACAGAAAAGCATTCTATATTCTTTCATATATCCTTCACAATACTATGTATCATAGTATTATTACTTCCGATCCCTGCAACAACCGGTTGGAGAATGTTTTTTTTGGTCTTAGCGTATAATGTTTCTCTGCCAATCGTTGCTCAGGTCTGGGACCACGATCGTTGGATGGATATTTTCCTTTTTGTATTGCCTGTTAGTATTCTACAAGTTATCCCTGATTGGTTCTTATCCAAAGTGCTCGGGGTTTTAGTATTTCCTCAGGACGGATTTTATAAGTTTGGAACTGTTTCCGCTTATATGGCAGGACTTTGGACCGTCCCACTCTTTATCATAGTATATGTTTCTACTAGATTCGAGAAAAGATATCCTGAAGCAAATCCAATCAGCAAATATTTGTTAGCTGGAGGAAGTGCATTTGTGATCTTCTTCTTATCCGAAGAATTTATGAGAATGATCCCGGTTTGGTATGCACAGAATGTTTCAATGATTGGGCATACTGCGATCTATGTTTTATTCCCTGAATTTGTATTGGGAATATTTGCTACATTCGCATATTTCCATACAGAGCATAAACCTTTTAGAACAAAATTACTTTGGGCCATTCCAACCATGTCTATCTATCTGGGAGCGCTTTCTTTCAGTTATTTATTTGTAGAAGGTGTCTGGAAAGTCTAA
- a CDS encoding succinate dehydrogenase/fumarate reductase iron-sulfur subunit, giving the protein MDLKLKVWRQKNAKEKGKIVNYDAKDISPDMSFLEMIDVVNEDLIVKGDDPIAFEHDCREGICGSCNIMINGEAHGPLPGVTTCQLHMRSFKDGDTIYLEPWRAKAFPVIKDLIVDRSGFDRIIQSGGFISINTGGAPDANALPIPKKDADVAMDAATCIGCGACVASCKNASAMLFVSAKVSHLALLPQGQVEKKERVKNMVNAMDKEGFGNCTNQYECEAACPKDIKRDFIRVLNKEFILS; this is encoded by the coding sequence ATGGACCTCAAACTAAAAGTCTGGAGACAGAAAAACGCAAAAGAGAAAGGCAAGATCGTAAACTACGATGCCAAAGATATTTCTCCTGATATGTCTTTCTTAGAAATGATAGACGTAGTTAACGAGGACCTGATCGTAAAAGGTGATGATCCGATTGCGTTCGAGCACGATTGTAGAGAAGGTATTTGCGGTTCTTGTAATATTATGATCAATGGAGAGGCTCATGGGCCTCTTCCTGGTGTGACCACTTGCCAACTTCATATGAGAAGTTTTAAAGATGGAGACACTATTTACTTAGAGCCATGGAGAGCGAAAGCATTCCCAGTTATAAAAGATTTGATAGTGGATCGTAGTGGTTTTGATAGGATCATCCAATCAGGAGGATTCATAAGTATCAATACAGGTGGAGCTCCTGACGCAAACGCATTACCTATTCCCAAAAAGGATGCTGACGTTGCAATGGACGCGGCAACCTGTATCGGTTGTGGTGCTTGTGTAGCTTCTTGTAAAAATGCTTCTGCGATGTTATTCGTTTCTGCAAAAGTTTCCCACCTTGCACTACTTCCTCAGGGCCAGGTAGAGAAAAAAGAACGTGTGAAAAACATGGTAAATGCAATGGACAAAGAAGGTTTCGGAAATTGTACAAACCAGTACGAATGCGAAGCTGCTTGCCCTAAAGATATCAAACGGGATTTCATCCGAGTTCTAAACAAAGAATTTATTCTTTCTTAA
- a CDS encoding 1-aminocyclopropane-1-carboxylate deaminase: MKDSVLRPRRTGVDSVLKTHSSELFIKREDRIFFSQGTKIRKLLGIYRSLESKLRSGEIQNIILQGNLHSNAILAGSLFFKFVDVPTKILGYSRDPKLITPASIISKRFSELQLYPTRKEWEKAVEDTRKSLLTNQALIPEFLFTSFALEGLTSIWDEIDHSQYDRIVLDVGSGLTWLSGILWGKLPITGICLGLEKKKFGPWMESNLSSLRLSKLNLPYESLIDPQEKLKANFSYGKKGNIWLEKSKDYQKRFGIYLEPIYGAKSISIIESMMEKRELEGRILYIYQGGILQGGVSSIL; encoded by the coding sequence TTGAAAGACTCCGTTTTGCGTCCCCGCAGAACAGGAGTAGATTCCGTTCTTAAAACTCATTCCTCCGAACTATTTATCAAAAGAGAAGATCGGATCTTTTTCTCCCAAGGGACAAAAATCCGCAAATTACTCGGGATTTATAGAAGCTTAGAATCGAAACTCCGTTCCGGCGAAATCCAGAATATCATTTTACAAGGGAATTTGCATTCGAATGCGATTCTTGCTGGGAGTTTATTTTTTAAGTTTGTCGATGTGCCTACAAAAATCCTGGGATATTCCAGGGATCCAAAGTTAATTACTCCTGCTTCTATCATTTCTAAACGATTTTCAGAGCTACAATTGTATCCGACTAGGAAGGAATGGGAGAAAGCTGTCGAAGATACTAGAAAATCTCTTCTTACCAACCAAGCCCTAATTCCGGAATTTCTATTCACATCGTTTGCCCTGGAAGGACTCACTTCTATCTGGGATGAAATAGATCATAGTCAGTATGATCGAATTGTTTTAGATGTTGGTTCCGGACTTACTTGGCTCTCTGGAATTCTTTGGGGAAAACTTCCTATAACGGGAATTTGTCTTGGCTTAGAGAAGAAAAAGTTTGGGCCTTGGATGGAATCAAATCTGTCGTCACTTCGACTTTCGAAATTAAACCTTCCTTATGAAAGCCTAATCGATCCTCAGGAAAAACTAAAAGCCAATTTCTCCTATGGAAAAAAAGGGAATATCTGGTTAGAAAAATCTAAAGACTATCAAAAACGATTTGGGATTTATTTGGAGCCAATTTATGGGGCAAAGTCTATTAGCATTATTGAATCTATGATGGAAAAAAGAGAATTAGAAGGGCGAATTTTGTATATTTACCAAGGGGGAATTTTACAAGGAGGGGTTTCTTCTATTCTTTAA
- a CDS encoding UDP-3-O-acyl-N-acetylglucosamine deacetylase — translation MKVLTKISEIKDLVSDRNPEIFSLPPEFSEKVDIDPDYSYTIQKEFNVEGKATFENKTSIVKVSPAQNGRSGFSWNGIRYDLDSQKCIKGNHNIQLGEVKVIEHPLAWMLAFGVYADFTLTESSFPTFDYCDQVYMDQSKGNLKILEKRKKISISSPFALVWDKGYCILEPATQDSKGLLIDHQVEYPGTTVGKSRIVTELTPENFSYFGDARTTAFRNKKDAESFYQIGLAGGLKDYPFTLENVLLLDEDKIYNIRDKFKDPGSDYNFEFICHELIDIVSWLRFVEEKYEGKFFGKMTTFLFDHHKQIDIAQFSCNPEELEKYGIRIGN, via the coding sequence ATGAAAGTTCTGACTAAAATTTCAGAAATCAAAGATTTAGTCTCGGATCGAAATCCAGAAATTTTCAGTCTTCCTCCTGAGTTTTCGGAGAAGGTGGATATAGATCCCGATTATTCTTATACTATCCAAAAAGAGTTCAATGTAGAAGGGAAGGCTACCTTCGAGAATAAAACATCGATAGTTAAAGTTAGTCCCGCTCAGAATGGAAGATCTGGTTTTAGCTGGAACGGGATTCGTTACGATCTGGACAGCCAAAAATGTATTAAAGGAAATCATAATATACAATTGGGGGAAGTTAAAGTAATAGAACATCCTCTTGCTTGGATGTTGGCTTTTGGGGTCTATGCAGATTTTACTTTAACTGAATCCAGTTTTCCTACATTCGATTATTGTGATCAGGTCTATATGGACCAATCCAAAGGAAATCTGAAAATATTAGAAAAAAGGAAAAAGATCTCTATATCTTCTCCATTTGCTTTAGTTTGGGACAAGGGTTATTGTATTTTAGAACCAGCGACACAGGATTCAAAAGGCCTTTTGATAGACCACCAAGTAGAATATCCTGGAACTACGGTAGGAAAATCCAGGATTGTGACTGAACTAACTCCAGAAAACTTTTCTTATTTCGGGGACGCAAGGACCACTGCATTTCGTAACAAAAAAGATGCGGAAAGTTTTTACCAAATTGGACTGGCTGGAGGATTAAAAGATTATCCATTCACTTTGGAAAACGTATTACTTTTAGATGAAGATAAAATTTATAATATTCGGGACAAATTTAAAGATCCAGGATCAGATTATAATTTCGAATTCATCTGTCATGAACTGATAGATATCGTTTCTTGGTTACGTTTTGTAGAAGAAAAGTATGAAGGGAAATTTTTCGGAAAGATGACAACATTTCTTTTTGATCATCACAAACAGATAGATATCGCTCAATTTTCCTGCAATCCGGAAGAGTTAGAAAAATATGGGATCCGGATCGGAAATTAA
- the lepA gene encoding translation elongation factor 4 encodes MSDRQQFIRNFSIIAHIDHGKSTLADRLLEIGRITDDRTKKDQILDSMDIERERGITIKANNATFNYTAADGNTYTMNLIDTPGHVDFTYEVSRSLKACEGVLLIVDASQGVEAQTLANLYLAMEQDLAIIPVMNKVDLPAADVEKTKLQIEDSLGLDAENAVAISAKTGLNVQAVLEEITRQIPSPKGDPKGPLKALIYDSYFDPYMGVVIKIRVFDGTVKKGDRILLMSSQKDFTVNEVGIKGIGLTPTDSLTAGEVGYIIAGIKKVSDARTGDTVTLYSNPSTEAVPGYKDAKPMVFAGLFPIMGEQFEELVDAIEKMKLNDAALVYEKESSAALGFGFRVGYLGLLHMEIVQERLEREFNLDLITTAPSVKYTIRMKNGEVFDIDNPSKFPDPVFIEATEEPYVKASIITPNEYVGNIMSLAIDKRGVQLDTVYLSQDKVQLTYEIPLAELIFEFYDKLKSLTRGYASLDYEPCGYKASRLVKMDILVNGESVDALSMIVHSSKAESRGREIIEKLKEIIPRHQFMIPIQAAVGGKILARESISALRKNVTAKCYGGDITRKKKLLEKQKEGKKRMKQIGNVEIPQEAFLAVLKTGD; translated from the coding sequence ATGTCCGATCGCCAACAATTCATCCGCAATTTCTCGATTATCGCCCATATTGACCATGGTAAGTCCACTTTAGCTGACAGACTTTTGGAAATAGGTAGGATCACTGATGATCGGACTAAAAAAGACCAGATCCTGGACTCCATGGATATTGAGAGGGAGAGAGGGATCACGATTAAGGCGAACAACGCCACTTTCAATTATACCGCAGCTGACGGTAATACTTATACGATGAACCTGATCGATACTCCTGGCCACGTGGATTTTACCTACGAAGTATCTAGATCCTTAAAAGCATGCGAAGGTGTGCTTCTTATAGTAGATGCAAGCCAAGGAGTAGAAGCACAAACTCTTGCGAACCTTTATCTTGCTATGGAGCAAGATTTAGCAATCATCCCAGTTATGAATAAAGTGGATCTTCCCGCAGCGGATGTGGAGAAGACCAAACTTCAAATCGAAGATAGTTTAGGTTTGGATGCAGAGAATGCTGTGGCGATTTCTGCAAAAACTGGACTGAATGTACAAGCGGTCTTAGAAGAAATCACAAGACAAATCCCTTCTCCAAAAGGGGATCCAAAAGGTCCTCTTAAAGCACTTATCTATGATTCTTATTTCGATCCTTATATGGGAGTTGTTATCAAGATCAGGGTCTTCGACGGTACCGTTAAAAAAGGGGATCGTATCCTTTTAATGAGCAGCCAAAAGGATTTTACAGTAAACGAAGTTGGTATCAAAGGAATTGGTTTAACACCTACAGATTCTCTCACTGCGGGAGAAGTAGGATATATCATCGCTGGTATCAAAAAAGTTTCTGATGCAAGAACTGGAGATACTGTAACCTTATATTCTAATCCGAGTACAGAAGCAGTTCCTGGTTATAAAGATGCAAAACCTATGGTATTTGCCGGATTATTTCCTATTATGGGAGAACAATTCGAAGAACTCGTAGATGCGATCGAAAAAATGAAACTGAATGATGCAGCGCTTGTTTATGAAAAAGAAAGTTCTGCCGCATTAGGGTTTGGATTCCGTGTCGGATATCTTGGACTTCTCCACATGGAGATCGTACAAGAAAGATTGGAAAGAGAATTTAATCTTGATCTGATCACCACTGCACCTTCCGTAAAATATACCATCCGAATGAAAAACGGAGAAGTATTCGATATAGATAACCCTTCTAAATTTCCTGATCCAGTTTTTATAGAAGCTACTGAAGAGCCTTATGTAAAAGCTTCCATCATCACTCCAAATGAGTATGTAGGGAATATCATGTCACTCGCGATCGATAAAAGGGGAGTCCAATTGGATACAGTTTATCTTTCTCAGGATAAGGTTCAGTTGACCTACGAGATCCCTCTTGCTGAGTTAATTTTCGAATTTTATGATAAACTAAAATCTTTAACCAGAGGATATGCTTCCTTGGACTATGAGCCTTGCGGTTATAAGGCTTCGAGACTTGTTAAAATGGATATTCTGGTAAATGGAGAATCAGTGGATGCACTCTCCATGATTGTCCACTCTTCCAAAGCAGAGTCCCGTGGTAGAGAGATCATTGAAAAATTAAAAGAAATCATTCCTCGTCACCAGTTCATGATTCCAATCCAAGCTGCAGTGGGAGGAAAAATCCTCGCGAGAGAAAGTATTTCTGCTCTTCGTAAAAACGTAACTGCTAAATGTTACGGCGGAGATATCACCCGTAAGAAAAAACTTTTAGAGAAGCAGAAAGAAGGGAAGAAGAGGATGAAACAGATCGGAAACGTTGAAATCCCTCAAGAAGCCTTCTTAGCGGTCTTGAAAACAGGGGATTAA
- a CDS encoding succinate dehydrogenase cytochrome b subunit, translating to MDFQAGYLRSSIGRKTIVAITGIILFGFVFVHMLGNLQIFQEPDKINTYAEFLHNLGGLLWLARGILLVAFVLHVYYALKLSLENKKARPVGYVKESTIQATLSSRYMALTGSVLLAFVIYHLLHFTIGKIQPENFALQETLGDRQRHDVYTMVILGFKNVYVSISYIVAMTLLAFHLRHGVTSVFQTLGFNTTFWAPKTNAFAILYALTIFIGNVSMPLAILLNFVKVPGAQ from the coding sequence ATGGATTTTCAAGCTGGATATCTAAGGTCGTCCATCGGTAGAAAGACTATCGTTGCGATTACCGGAATCATTCTCTTCGGCTTTGTGTTTGTACACATGCTGGGGAACCTCCAGATCTTCCAAGAACCCGATAAGATTAATACTTACGCTGAGTTCTTACACAATTTAGGCGGACTATTATGGCTGGCCCGCGGAATCCTTTTAGTAGCGTTCGTATTACACGTTTACTACGCCCTCAAATTGTCTCTTGAAAACAAGAAGGCAAGACCGGTAGGGTATGTAAAAGAAAGTACGATCCAAGCTACTTTGTCTTCCCGCTATATGGCTCTGACTGGTTCCGTATTATTAGCTTTCGTAATATACCATTTGCTTCATTTTACTATTGGTAAGATTCAGCCTGAAAACTTTGCTCTCCAAGAAACCCTTGGCGACAGACAAAGGCATGATGTTTACACTATGGTGATCTTAGGATTTAAGAATGTTTACGTTTCTATTTCCTATATCGTAGCGATGACCTTGCTTGCGTTTCATTTGCGTCATGGAGTGACGAGTGTTTTCCAAACTCTTGGTTTTAACACCACTTTCTGGGCGCCTAAGACGAACGCATTTGCGATCCTCTACGCTTTGACCATCTTCATCGGCAATGTTTCTATGCCGCTTGCCATTCTTCTCAACTTCGTGAAAGTTCCAGGAGCGCAATAA
- a CDS encoding TIGR04452 family lipoprotein: protein MRIGILPLLFILMIAVNCVALNTTGLTNRYKGSEAKDKIQEAATVAAQLYAIGTGDFSGSTYLNNIYLPPILAGIQPGEYYAKEDVNACVEEIKLFGALKLQPAVAVLFGQCSNLQPDNNVYGNVN from the coding sequence ATGCGGATCGGAATATTACCGCTCTTATTTATCCTAATGATCGCAGTAAACTGCGTAGCATTAAATACTACTGGATTAACGAATCGTTATAAAGGAAGTGAGGCAAAGGATAAAATTCAAGAAGCGGCTACTGTCGCAGCTCAATTATACGCGATTGGGACAGGAGATTTTTCAGGCTCCACATATTTGAATAATATCTATCTTCCTCCAATTCTGGCAGGGATCCAACCGGGCGAGTATTATGCTAAGGAAGATGTGAATGCTTGTGTGGAAGAGATCAAATTGTTCGGAGCCTTAAAACTACAACCTGCTGTTGCAGTTCTATTTGGGCAATGTTCAAATCTCCAGCCTGACAATAATGTGTACGGAAACGTAAACTAG